The Pedobacter mucosus genome window below encodes:
- a CDS encoding ABC transporter permease, with translation MNYRENIRLALESIKGNRLRTMLTALIIAIGLMALVGILTTLDAVKKSMTDAFSSMGANSFTIRNRGTGIRIGSGKRPKPFKAIRYEDAVRFKDSLNTPATVAVSVFASGGSTVKYGSLKTNPNINVQGIDENGLVSQGLNLSSGRNFSVSEVKLGSNVCIVGGEVVEKLFKNTDPLEKLINVGNNRFKIIGILEKKGSSMGFSGDRAVYVPLIKAKQINANANPSYTITVMVPDNNVQENIIGESTALFRNIRKVKIGETNNFEITKSDAIAQTLFENLAFVVIGGVAIGIITLIGASIGLMNIMLVSVTERTREIGIRKAIGANPKVIRRQFLIEAVLICLMGGALGIFLGIVLGNVISLAMGGTFIIPWLFIIGGFVLCVLVGIGSGYYPAKKASKLDPVEALRYE, from the coding sequence ATGAATTATAGAGAGAATATCAGGCTGGCATTAGAATCCATAAAAGGCAATCGTTTACGCACCATGTTAACGGCTTTAATTATTGCCATCGGATTAATGGCGCTAGTTGGTATTTTAACTACACTTGATGCAGTAAAAAAAAGCATGACGGATGCTTTTAGCAGCATGGGCGCAAATTCTTTTACCATTAGAAATCGTGGTACTGGAATCAGAATTGGATCTGGCAAACGCCCAAAACCATTTAAAGCCATCCGTTATGAGGATGCGGTTAGGTTTAAGGATAGCTTAAATACCCCTGCAACTGTTGCAGTAAGTGTTTTTGCCAGTGGAGGATCTACTGTAAAATATGGCAGTTTAAAAACCAATCCAAACATTAATGTTCAAGGAATTGATGAAAATGGATTGGTCTCTCAGGGCTTGAACTTATCTTCTGGAAGAAATTTCAGTGTATCAGAAGTTAAATTAGGCAGTAACGTATGTATTGTAGGTGGTGAGGTTGTAGAGAAGCTTTTTAAAAATACAGATCCTTTAGAAAAACTGATTAATGTTGGAAATAACCGTTTTAAAATTATTGGCATACTAGAAAAAAAGGGATCAAGTATGGGTTTTAGTGGCGATAGAGCAGTCTATGTTCCGCTAATTAAAGCCAAACAAATCAATGCTAATGCTAATCCATCTTACACTATAACAGTAATGGTTCCTGATAATAACGTTCAGGAAAATATTATTGGAGAATCTACAGCACTATTTAGAAATATTAGAAAAGTAAAAATTGGCGAAACTAATAATTTTGAGATCACCAAGAGTGATGCAATTGCTCAAACTTTATTCGAAAACTTAGCATTTGTTGTTATTGGAGGTGTTGCCATTGGAATTATCACCCTAATTGGCGCATCAATCGGCTTGATGAATATTATGCTGGTATCGGTAACCGAACGTACCCGAGAAATTGGTATTCGCAAAGCAATTGGCGCTAATCCGAAAGTTATACGCCGGCAATTTTTAATCGAAGCGGTACTAATTTGTTTGATGGGCGGAGCGCTGGGAATATTTTTAGGAATTGTGCTTGGTAACGTAATATCATTAGCAATGGGCGGAACATTTATTATTCCATGGCTCTTTATAATTGGAGGATTTGTATTATGTGTGCTTGTTGGAATAGGTTCTGGATATTATCCTGCTAAAAAGGCATCTAAATTAGACCCTGTTGAAGCATTGAGATATGAATAA
- a CDS encoding HesB/IscA family protein, whose translation MSTTVDTAFAPVTFSEGAAKELYKLKDQQEISEDYGLRVGVEGGGCAGMNYILGFDQRKDGDQEYFIDGIKVFMNKAHQMYLMGMMIDWQDGLNSRGFTFVNPNATSTCGCGTSFSA comes from the coding sequence ATGAGCACAACAGTTGATACAGCATTTGCACCGGTTACTTTTTCAGAAGGAGCAGCCAAAGAGTTATATAAATTAAAGGATCAGCAGGAGATTAGTGAAGATTACGGTTTACGTGTAGGCGTTGAAGGCGGTGGTTGTGCTGGTATGAATTATATTTTAGGTTTCGATCAAAGAAAAGATGGAGATCAGGAATATTTTATTGATGGCATCAAGGTTTTTATGAATAAAGCGCATCAAATGTACTTAATGGGCATGATGATCGATTGGCAAGACGGTTTAAATTCTCGTGGTTTTACTTTTGTAAATCCGAATGCTACTAGTACCTGTGGCTGTGGAACGAGTTTCTCTGCATAA